A segment of the Lycium ferocissimum isolate CSIRO_LF1 chromosome 10, AGI_CSIRO_Lferr_CH_V1, whole genome shotgun sequence genome:
ACCGTTTAGTTGAATGTACGAGGTAAAAATAACCATCTCATAACTTAATTTAGTATTTCGTTGCTCTTTTATCGCAAATAGAGATAaatcaattttgttttcaatttttatatatatatatatataaacttttgaatCCTCTTAAAGTAACTATGGTAGTTAAAAATTGTTGGAGGTCgtaagtttgatttttttaatccttttattaaaattttaattaatcgCCGCATAACAATTTCTCCATTATAATCATCACACATATAATCAGTCCTTGAAACAAACGACTATATTAATGATGGTATTACTCATACAATTATGTGGAATGGTACAAGACTAGTCTCTGTTTTAATGATGTActcaagaaaaaaacaagaaagataAGATACATAATACTAAGATTAGGGTACATGATTAAGATGTTTATAAGGAGCATGCTTTGAGTGAACCAAATGACTAGACATGTCATCTCTGACAAAAGAAATGGTAATATGCTAAAGGGACAGTAATTAGGAAGAATAGCAATGAAATTGCAAAATATTCTCTAGTGATTTTGTGAACTCAACTTGTTACTGTTCAGCATTCATCTAAGTGAAAATTCCGCTTGAAAcagaaaagcaaataaaaacaTTTCGGGATATGCGAAATTTGAAACGATATACTgcttaaaaatttattaaaaatgtATTCGCACCTtatgtttatatcaaatcaataGATGTATGATATGTGTTTGCATATAAAAGCTTTTcacttaaccatgataagttaataTAGTTTGGTATAAACACTCAATATAGAGAACCTTTCTTGCAAAAACATGGTGTACGGTGAGATTTTAATTCCTGTATGTAAGGACTTTAAGTTGTCCTTTTTATTGTTGTACTTGCAGAATGTGAGATTGAAGTTGCCTTCATGTTTTGTCAATGGCGATATGTTCCATGCTATCTGGTTTTTTGTGTTTGTAAAACAGAAGTGGTCAGCTTAAACATTGCAAGTATCTTTTGGTTTTCTGAATATAATATTGAAGAGGAATTTCCTTACGAAGGTGAAAGAAAAATACTCAGATAAGGACTATTAATAATTCTTGTTTAACTCTTGCAGTGGTGCTTTTGATATGACACAGTTCGAGACATTAGTATTTTCAAAATAATGGAATCATTTTATAATGTCTggttagattaaaaaaaatcaaagaaaatactCTTCCATTGAAATTAAGTGACAGAAATGGCAACGACCTTCATTGACTgacgaattttttttcttttgcaacGATAACAAAAATTACTCCACATCCTTGTTTCAAGTCTCAGCGAATATTGGTACCATCATAGTACTCTGCGTTTCACAGtgtgtatatttattatatatgtCACTTACTCAAGGTAGAAGTCGTAAAGCATATTTTTTCATAAAACATTTTTCTCCTTGCCAGTCGCATCCAATATATCTCAGAATTTTAATTTAGTTATTGCAAACCTAATTAACCCTCCCAAAATAAACCATAGCAATAGTCACAATTATCCAGAATTAGGCAATACTTATATATGATGGCAAATTACTAGCTCGGTGCATACCTGATATGGGCTGACAGTATAAACTCTAATGCACAATTCTGGCCGAATTACACATATATCCCATCTGAGACTACTATTTAAGCCATACTCACGGTGCCTAAAATCTGCATGTCTATCTACTTTGGAATAATTTCACACTTGCGGTGTCTGAAATTCTATGTGACTGAAGTTTAGGCACATATTGCTGAAATTCAGtcattttttcctaaattttatGAGCCATGTATAACTTCAAATACTACACGTCTGAAATTGTTTGAAGTAGGTAAATGTGcaagaaaattaaaacttaGGAACATGTTAAATAGTGATATCCAAAAAGGGTATACGTAATTTTTTTACATAAAGTCGTCGATAAATTCAGAGGTTGTTGATTTGGAGActggcctcatttgtttgcacttattggaggtctgaatctgaatggttcagaccttaagccattaagtgcatttgtttgcattaagatctaagcacttattgGGTCTGAATatgtcttaatcattaagatcttgaaccaagtcttaatatcattaagacgTATTTTTGTATGGAATTTTTTTATCACCAGCTCCAACCCtaaccccaaccccaaccctccacctcaaaccccaccccacccacttTTCACTCCAACCCCACCCATCCACCTCAACCCCTACCCCACCACCTACCCACCCTCCACTCTAACACCCCACTACCCCtaccccaccaccaaccccagCCCCAATCCCACCCCACACCATCCAACCCCACTCCCTACCACCCACCCCTCACCCCAACCACCCACTCACTCCATCCCCACTCACCATCTAGTACGACTACAAAAACATCTCCACCATTACGAGTGAACataaatggttttttttttttgttaaataatttttttttaatcaaatttgtatttattttctactacttagttactttttaatttgaattgtatatttattatgtttgaaTAAATACACTATGCACGACCCATATGATCATTGAAAAACAAGATCCCATTTTTAATCATTCGGTGATTTTTCGTATGGTCGAAAAATATCTCTAGGTTCTGGGTTCAAACCCCCGctcaataagaaaataaaaaatttcacaaGGTAAGCCTTTGtgaaaagtctgccttataagACAGAATTTGCCTTAACCTTAAGAGAACATCTTAATTCTACAAAGTTAGACCTTAGACTTTTGCCCGAATTGGATGTAcgtcttgcgaattttttttcttaattggtgggttcgaacctagaaccttAATCTTAacgaaaacaaatgaggccttagacCCATATGAtcatttaaatgatttttttgcacggattgcccttctatggggtggtctttaaattttgccactcAAGATCCcattttttgcacggattgtcctttgcttggaaaagaaagggttcgaaccccgtctttaatttttagtcCTAGGAGTGTGTCTTAGGATCCaaacatacaatctttaagaaaaagtaaAGGTCGAAAATATctgggttactttttagttaaacataactaaaagttccTGAGGGGggcatataaaatttaaactttgccccCGCTATTTTATtcatccaaaaagaaaataaaaattttctaaCTTGTATTAGTCACTATTGTGAAAAGTTTGTCTTATAAGACAAAATTTGCCTTAACCTTAAGAGAGTggtttgcaattttttttttttaactctactggaattctacaaaagttaGACCTTggacttttgcccgaataggcctaatttttcAACGAAACTCtgtcttgtgaattttttttttaattgagatGGACATTTGGAacataatacttttccatgtaactttggtatatattttaagcaaaggacaaaaaattaaagaccggcaatttgaggacaaaaattaaaaagcacccccgaataaggagaatcgtgcaaattgcccataaGTTCCAGCTCGCAAGCCCAACAAAAAATGCCTAGCCCAGATTAAAAGAATCAGCCCATACGCAGCCTTAAGACTTAAAAAGAGTAAGAACAAAAAATATCTGAAAGAGGTCTAAAAAACAATCAAATTATGAGCACATTTTGAAGTTTGTACTGGTCTACATCCCCTTAACAATGGAGGCAGCATTAACACACCTAAGCTTCGGCCTTTCAGCACCATTTCAACCACCCACTAAGAAGCCACCGCCTAGACTCAATGCCGTTAGCGGCGGAGCAACTAATTTCTCCGCCAGCAAATGGGCGGATCGTCTCCTCGCCGACTTCCAATTCCTTCCTTCCAATAATGACTCGCCCGATTTCCAAAATTCAACCTCCAGTACAACTACTATTCCTCCTCAACTCTCTCCTCCAGACCGTCACATTTCAATGCCGATAGACTTTTATAAAGTGCTTGGTGCTGAACCTCACTTCCTCGCTGACGGTAGCTATTCTTCCATTTAATTGCATTTGTTATTGCTACTGTTTACTAGAATAATTAGTTGTACGACAAGTTCTAATAGTTGATTTAGTAGCATATATTTAGGTTCTTAGTTTTAGTAAGAGTCTAATACTTTTGTTGTAGGAGGAATGTACTACTTTGTTTATGTGTCTATATAAAGGCCTATGATTTTGTATCTGTTACTGCTACAGTTTTCTAGAACGATTAGTTAGTATTTAGTTGTAGGAGAAGTCTAATACTAGTTGATGTAGTAGAATATATTCAGTTACTTTTAAGAATTGTGAAATTCGGAAAGAAGTAGTATTtgttttcaagttgaaaatgatatttggaatttggagttgtgtttggacgtAGAATACAAATTggagttgtttttgaatttttgtgagtggtttggagtgaaatttgtgaaaaattagctttttggagttttttgaatttggaaaattcCTGAAGTTGAATTCCAAAAAATCGTAACAATTCTATGTCCAAACAGTTTGCCGGAATatttcggaaaaaagtgaaaactatCCATTGCCAAAGGGGGCCTTAGTTTTAGTAAGAGTCTGATATTTTTTGCTGTAGGAGGAGTGTACTActttgtttatgtgtttatataAAGGCGTATGATTAATGAAATTCACAAGAGacaatttttcatcatattttttACCGTGCTATTTGCAAAAAATCATAACAGGTATCAGAAGATCCTACGATGCTAGAATTACAAAGCCGCCGCAGTACGGCTACAGTCAGGAGGCATTGATTGGGCGACGACAGATTCTTCAAGCTGCTTGTGAAACCCTCGCTGACTCTACCTCTCGTAGAGAGTACAATCAAGGCCTCGCTCAGCATGAGTTCGATACTATTCTAACTCCTGTCCCCTGGGATAAAGTATCATTTCCCCTTCAATTacttactccctctgtttcaatttgtttgaacctattttctttttagtccgtgccaaaatgaatgacttctttcctaatttggaaacaaattcactttatgaatgatttacagccacacaaattttcaaggcttattttgaaccacaagtttcaaaagtcttccctctttcttaaatgtcgtgtccagtcaaatgggttcatataaattgaaacggagggagtatttgtttTACTATTCACATTGTTAATTGAATAATCTTATAGCTAATTGAAAACCGCTATATGAGTTTGATTTGTGATGCTTTCATTTGTGGTTGACTTGGATCTAGGTTTGGTATTTAGTTTATTGTGTTAACATAGGCTCGCCAAGTAAGCCAGGTTAATTTTATAGATGCTTgcgtttaagttatatacacttTTTAAGTTATGTACATAGGTTATTCTTAGGTGCTTGGGTTTAATTATATACACCGACATTGTAAAGTCATTTTACACTATTAGTATAATTTAGCTAAAAATTGTAGCATGTTACTTATCTTATTTTCCAGATTACCAATTGCAGTAGCAGTAGATAAATTGTAAAAGTCTGCAGTTTTAAGTTATCTACAGTGAGAGTGCCCCAAGGCTTAGTTCAAGTGGCAAAGGTTGAGGGACTTGTGACTTAGGTCACAGATTCAAGCAATATGCATGTGAACTAAGCTTAGTATAatagtggagaagggtagagggaCGGGCTCAGTATCCCTGAGTTTTGAAAGTTTGCGGTTGGTCTTACAGGTTGGACCCAAACAAATTTCTCGGTCATAAAATTATATACAGTGAGAGCAACATTGTCAATGCAGTTTAATCGGTTATAGCTTGTTGCTTACCTTATTTTCCAGATTACCAATCCGCACTTACTATAGGTAGAGATAATTGTTAACGTTTTTGTTTGAGTTATAtaagtgaaagaaaaagattttggaCAGTAGTGTAATTTAACCTGTTGTAGCTTGTTACTTACCTATTTTCCAAATTACCAATCTACACTTACTACTGGCAATTACTTGTTAACTAACTTGTACTGTAATAAAATTTGTACGTGGGTTGGTCATAAAGTTAAACACTACAAAAGTTTTATTGGGATGCAAATTCAGTTAAACACTACAAAAGTTTTATTGGGATGCAAAGAATTTAAAGAATGTTATGGCTTTTACAGATTCCTGGAGCATTGTGTGTTTTGCAAGAAGCTGGTGAGACTGAAGTAGTTCTTCAGGTTGGAGAAAGCTTGCTGAAAGAGAGGTTGCCGAAGTCATTCAAGCAAGATGTGGTCTTGGCTATGGCACTCGCATATGTTGATCATTCGCGAGATGCCATGGCACTTTCACCTCCTGATTTTGTTAAAGGTTGTGAACTGCTTGAAAGAGCGCTTAAACTGTTGCAGGTATAGTGACTTCTGATGATATGACTCAGTTAAAGTGAATGTCATGGTACATCTGAAATTCTATATAAAAGGGAACGCACATGGCAATAGCTGTTTTCTATAATTTATGCCCTATAGCGAAGAAATTTGTTTGAGGTTTGTACGGTTAGTGGTGGAGGAGGTTTCACTGTTGTACTGATTCCTCACTCTTCATTCTGATTTACCTAAAAATGAATCTAATGTTCTTCTTGGTATTCCATAGTCGTAGATTTGATTCATGGGCAAGCACTTAAGATTACGAGCCCGTTTGGATTTGCTGAAAAAAAGTGtcttttaagcataagtgcttaaagtacttttaagtgctgaaagttattttataaataagcaattacgtgtttggataaaagtgcttaaaggatttttagaagtaagggtaatattggaattaacagaaaatataagggataaaagggtaaagttgttggtcaaaccaaaatggcttttaagccaaaaaaaaaaaaaaaaaaagttggggttgagcaacttcttgattttggcttattttaagcactttttaacttaatttaagctgttttctatttttgccaaacacccaaataaattaaaaatggcttataagctggtttgaccaacttataagccaatccaaacgggctctaaatctctgtttgtttgttttgtaatttttgtctgtggggtgtgtgtgtgtttttcttttcctctcgtCTGCTTTGATGCATGCCTTTTCTGGGGCGAATTGTAAGCTTACAGTGGAGCAAATAATGAGGAACTTTCTGCCTCAATTTTCCAGGAAGAAGGTGCAAGCAATCTTGCCCTTGATCTTCAATCCCAGATAGATGAGACATTAGAAGAGATAAATCCACGCTATGTACTTGAAATTCTAGCTTTTCCTCTTGGTGATGAATACCGAATGAAAAGAGCTGAGGGTCTTCAAGGTGTGCGCAATATTTTGTGGGCTGTTGGAGGAGGAGGAGCAGCTGCAATTTCTGGGGGGTTCACACGAGAAGATTTCATGAATGAGGCCTTCCTACGGATGACAGCTGCTGAGCAGGTTGGGTTaactttatttcaaatattttgatttctttgtaactgTTCCCTTAActccttttcttcatttcccttttttattGAAAGGTGGACCTCTTCGTCGCAACGCCAAGTAACATTCCTGCTGAAAGCTTTGAAGTTTATGGAGTGGCGCTTGCACTTGTTGCTCAAgcttttgttggaaaaaaaccTCATCTCATCCAAGATGCTGATAACCTTTTTCAGCAGCTTCAGCAGACCAAAGTAACAGCTTACGGCAGTTCTGTGTCTGTCTACACTGTTAGAGAAAACCGTGAAATAGACTTTGCTTTGGAGAGGGGCCTTTGTTCACTGCTCGTTGGAGAAGTCGATGAATGTCGCTCATGGTTGGGCCTAGACAGTGAGAACTCGCCCTATAGAGATCCATCTATTGTGACTTTTATTGCAGAACACTCGAAGGATGACAATGAAAATGATCTGCTCCCTGGACTATGTAAGCTTTTGGAGACCTGGTTGATGGAAGTGGTCTTTCCCAGATTTAGAGAGACAGAAGATATCACTTTCAGGCTCGGAGACTATTATGATGACCCTACTGTTTTAAGATATTTGGAAAGGCTGGAAGGTGGTGGTGCTTCACCTTTAGCTGCTGCTGCAGCTATTGCAAGGATTGGAGCTGAAGCTACAGCTGTGCTTGATAGTGTTAAGGCTAGTGCAATTCAGGCATTACAGAAAGTTTTTCCTGCTGGTGATGGGGAAGGCAGTGTAAGACGATATGGCGATAATGAGATGAACGGATTTGATATGGCTAAGCCATTTGAGGATCCTGGAGAGCTTCGCGAtcaaaataatttcatcatGTCAGTTGAGGATCCTGGCAGAATCAGTTCTGAATATCAGGAGCAAGATTCGATAACCGACAAAATAAAAGATGCAAGTGTGAAAATTATGTGTGCTGGAGTGGCAGTCGGATTCTTGACTTTGGTTGGGTTGAAGCTTTCTTCCGTTAGACATGGGTCGTCAGTTCAACATAATGCTACTAATTCAGCCATTGCCTCGGATGTCATCAATGTGGGTACGACTCACTGATCCATTGGCCAAATATGACCCATGATGCcactctccttttcttttctctctgcTGCTTCAGTCAACAACGTGGACTGGAGGGAAAGGATCTTCTTTGTAATTTGTTACAAGTGATTGCTGTAAAgctatattataaaaataaaaattatcttCTTctattatcatgttattattatAACTTCTTAATTGTGGACTTCTTTTAAATTGAGTAAGGGGGCTCAGTTCTGCTTTCTTCCTACAACCTTCGCTTTTTTCTGGATATCAAAATTTTCATCTCCAACTGCAGATGCCTCACTAGTTGAAAACCCTCTTGACGTTCCTAGAATGGATGCAAGGCTTGCAGAAAGTATAGTTAGGAAGTGGCAGAATATCAAATCCCAGTCGCTTGGAACTGATCACTGTCTCAACAAATTGTCAGAGGTATGAATATGTAATGCCTATTCTTTTTATAGTGTTGACTTACATTTCACTAGTATGACATGAAAGGACACTAAGACCTGAAAGCCTTGAGAACCACTTGACAGTAGCCACACTCCATTAGATACCGCTCACTGAAAAACGTAGTTCGCCACTCCTGCCTTAATCAAACTTTACCATCTTTCTTTCCATCTGTCTTAGGCTTTTCCTGAAATCCCAATCAACTTTAGCCAATAAGCTGAACAGATTCGTTCTCAGCAAGGAGGACTCCAGCAATCTATGACATTATCTATACAAGTTGCGACTGCTAACTGACACATGCACCAACTATAGCATCGCACGAGAGATGGGGGAGTCTGCAAACTAGAGGATAACATGTATAGGAACACACAATTAGTACAATTCTAAATATACCCATAGGTCACCCCAAACTTATATTTGTGAATAATATTATGGGACATATAAAAAACCATCCAAAATGAAGAGTAGGAAAAACCTTCAGAAGATCAATTACTAAATGAGAGAACAAGTACAACACAAATGTCTATATTTAGTATTGCGGCCTCCTCGTAAAATGTCTGTTAAAAGGACTGAATTTTCTCTTCAGAAAAACTCTAATAGGAAGTAGTAACGCCTTTTGCTGTGCAAAAGAATTATGAGTCTCCAAATGTTAGAAGAAATTGAGATACTACTTGGCATGCCAAACTATAACTCGTCTTTTCTCTCTttcgagaaaaaaaagaagagaaatgatgagttatggtttGGCACGCCAAGTAGTATGTGCATCTGATTGAGTTTGTTCTGAACTCCATTTGGTCATAATCTGGCTCAAGAATCTTCTCTTATAGATCTCCTTGTTTTAGACTTTTATCACTGGGATGCGCAGTCTACAAATTGGCGTCAATGATCAGTGGTTCCTACCTCTACCACTAACCTCTATGGGTGGAACATAGATATGTTCGTTTTTCGTTGAAGCAACATATAGTTTAGAATTGGGGTTGGTCATTATCAAAAAAGATCTGCAATTGTTGTGCTTACAGTTTAGTACTGGACTAGATAACCAGAATTATTCTAAGTTTTGTTCATGTCGAAACTATATTGCCACTGAAATCAAATCGAAGCATTTTGAAATATCTAATGCACCAAAATTAAGGACATAATTCTGAATGGACTGTACTTCCTGCCAAAGGAAGGGATGGGATTGTGTGTTAGCTGCTCTACTTCAGTTTCCATACAATGTTATGATATTATCTTTTTAACAAATACCATAAGCACAACTATTTGTAAGAGCCAAATGATTTCTGGTAGAATTTAGCTGTTCCACAGGAGTTATTTGCAGTGCAAGTGAAAGTTTTCTTAGTAGACAAATAATTGTTTAGTGGCTCCATGAGGAACTACGCAGCATCTTTTTTGTTGTTTACTGTTGTCCAAACGCAGTTTATCCACCTCTGGCTCTTTGCAATTTCTCGTGTCATCTTTGCATTTTGCCTgacaatatttttcaaaatgccAGGTTTTGGATGGTCAGATGCTGAAGATTTGGACAGACCGTGCAACAGAAATTGCCCAGCATGGTTGGTTTTGGGAGTACAAGCTTTTAAACCTTGCCATTGATAGTGTGACTGTTTCAGCTGATGGCCGACGTGCTACTGTGGAAGCTACTCTTGAGGAATCAGCAAGTTTAACTGATGTAGCCCATCCGGAGCACAATGACTCATACAGTACTACATATACAACTAGGTACGACATGTCCTGGGCAAACTCCGGTTGGAAAATTGTGGAAGGAGCCGTTCTTAAATCACGATAATGGATGTATATGTTGACAAAAGTTTCGTGTAAAGTGcaccttttttgtttattttgctTTACTGTCAAAGTTGGGTAAATGGTTAGTTTTGGCTAATGTAATgcaattttttgcgcggagtgcccttcttttggggtggtctttaaattttgcccctcatatttgtggtctttaaattatgcccctcatattctttggtctttaatttttgcccttcgcgcaggttctgagttcgaaccctcgctcaagcaaaaattaaaaaaaaaaatcgcaagacaagggtTGAATCGCGTGTATGGGACccgcatacttttgttaaggaattacaaattttatgccgAACCGGCATACTCAtaccttatgggcggacttggcataagtatgcgggtccgcataactttgataatttcttcacaaagttatgctaAGTGGGGGCATaccttttaatgggcaaactttcttcatcacaacacttgcacataacacaaattggttCTACACTCAAGCCCCATTGTATGATCCTATTAGCAGT
Coding sequences within it:
- the LOC132033162 gene encoding protein ACCUMULATION AND REPLICATION OF CHLOROPLASTS 6, chloroplastic; translated protein: MEAALTHLSFGLSAPFQPPTKKPPPRLNAVSGGATNFSASKWADRLLADFQFLPSNNDSPDFQNSTSSTTTIPPQLSPPDRHISMPIDFYKVLGAEPHFLADGIRRSYDARITKPPQYGYSQEALIGRRQILQAACETLADSTSRREYNQGLAQHEFDTILTPVPWDKIPGALCVLQEAGETEVVLQVGESLLKERLPKSFKQDVVLAMALAYVDHSRDAMALSPPDFVKGCELLERALKLLQEEGASNLALDLQSQIDETLEEINPRYVLEILAFPLGDEYRMKRAEGLQGVRNILWAVGGGGAAAISGGFTREDFMNEAFLRMTAAEQVDLFVATPSNIPAESFEVYGVALALVAQAFVGKKPHLIQDADNLFQQLQQTKVTAYGSSVSVYTVRENREIDFALERGLCSLLVGEVDECRSWLGLDSENSPYRDPSIVTFIAEHSKDDNENDLLPGLCKLLETWLMEVVFPRFRETEDITFRLGDYYDDPTVLRYLERLEGGGASPLAAAAAIARIGAEATAVLDSVKASAIQALQKVFPAGDGEGSVRRYGDNEMNGFDMAKPFEDPGELRDQNNFIMSVEDPGRISSEYQEQDSITDKIKDASVKIMCAGVAVGFLTLVGLKLSSVRHGSSVQHNATNSAIASDVINVDASLVENPLDVPRMDARLAESIVRKWQNIKSQSLGTDHCLNKLSEVLDGQMLKIWTDRATEIAQHGWFWEYKLLNLAIDSVTVSADGRRATVEATLEESASLTDVAHPEHNDSYSTTYTTRYDMSWANSGWKIVEGAVLKSR